A portion of the Clostridia bacterium genome contains these proteins:
- a CDS encoding type II toxin-antitoxin system VapC family toxin, with protein MADASVILRAYFPDEATPQAQQLMLDYARGQVNLYAPRLLFLELFNAILVAARRGRIDRPTLHRLAEEVSLLQIGWVDVENHGNQILALGKELSLTSYDASYVLSAQLKGCRLVTADQRLYNATRHRFPFVLLLENYQKAKS; from the coding sequence GTGGCCGACGCCAGTGTCATACTGCGCGCCTACTTCCCAGACGAAGCTACTCCGCAGGCTCAGCAGCTGATGCTTGATTACGCCCGCGGGCAGGTAAACCTCTACGCGCCCCGCCTGCTTTTCCTGGAGCTCTTTAACGCGATCCTGGTAGCCGCGCGGCGCGGCCGGATAGACCGGCCTACCCTCCACAGGCTGGCAGAAGAGGTATCCTTGCTCCAGATCGGCTGGGTGGACGTGGAAAACCATGGCAATCAGATACTGGCCTTGGGCAAAGAACTCTCGCTGACATCTTATGATGCTTCCTACGTCCTCTCTGCTCAGCTGAAAGGTTGCAGGTTAGTGACTGCCGACCAGAGGCTCTACAATGCGACCAGACACCGGTTTCCATTTGTTCTCCTGTTAGAGAACTACCAAAAGGCAAAAAGCTAG
- a CDS encoding type II toxin-antitoxin system Phd/YefM family antitoxin → MVAINVSQAKKSFLQLVRQVEKDGSVVIEKKGEPVAAIISYSEYLNLNRLRSYLAMQDLSRTLKDSGLRAEEVFRESRRELEQRSVQS, encoded by the coding sequence ATGGTAGCCATAAATGTCAGTCAGGCTAAAAAGTCATTTCTGCAACTGGTGCGCCAGGTCGAAAAAGACGGAAGCGTTGTCATCGAAAAGAAAGGCGAGCCCGTAGCCGCCATCATTTCGTATTCTGAATACCTGAATCTGAACCGGCTAAGGAGTTACTTGGCCATGCAGGACCTTTCCCGAACCCTCAAGGACTCTGGCCTCAGAGCTGAAGAGGTCTTCCGCGAATCCAGGAGAGAACTGGAGCAAAGGAGTGTTCAATCCTGA